The genomic stretch GCATCCGCCAGAACCTTCTGCACCGTCGCCCTGTCATAGCCCTCGCGCACGAGAAGATGCGGGGCGGTTGCCGGGGTGAAGGGCAGGGAGGCCTGCAGTTTCGGGTAATAGCGCCCGCCGGCGCGCTCGAAGGCATCGGCCCAGCCATGGTCGAACACATATTCGCCCTGGCTGTGGTTCTTCAGATAGCACGGCAGCGCACCGATCAGTTTTCCGTCTTCCGTCTCCAGCAGAAGGTGGTGACCGAGCCAGCCGGTTTCGGGCGAGGCCGATCCCGATTCCTCCAGTGATGAGAGGAAGGCGTGGGACAGGAAGGGGGTGTAGCCCACGCCGTCAAGGCCCGGGCGCGTGCCGCCAAGCGTGTCCCATTCCGCTTTCGCAATGGCGGAAAAGCTTTTTTCGATGCGGATTTGCAGGTTTTCGCTCAACAGAACTCTCAAGGCTCGGACCGTTACGCGGGGTCGAAACCCTCGAACGTCATCTGGTCGGCATATTGGAATGTGATCTGGCGGGCGCGCTCGTTGCGGACGGTCCAGGTGATGACCGGCACGCCGCTGTCGCGCAGGCCCGCGACGAAGTCGTTGGGCAGATCATCATAAGAATAGGAGACAAAATCAAGGCCGATCCGCATCGTCGCGCGATGCGCTTTGAAGGAACCTTCGTCATGGCCGTCGGCCGTCAGGCCAAGCGGGCAGGCCGCGCCGGCGCGTTTGAGCGCGGCAAGCAGCGCAGGCTCGAAACTCATCAGCGCCAGAGGGCCGTCATAGTGCGCGGTTTCGGCAATGACGGCCCGGGCAAAGACGTCGGGATCGGTCGGACCGGACTTCAGTTCGATGATCAGCGGCACGCGCCCGG from Martelella sp. AD-3 encodes the following:
- a CDS encoding glycerophosphodiester phosphodiesterase family protein, which translates into the protein MPRPDWLTARPIAHRGYHDMNGAVFENTMPAFERAIDNDFAIECDIRLSADGKVIVFHDDDLSRLCGRPDTIEALDAEAIDGIRVGTGEAGIPRLEALLEVTAGRVPLIIELKSGPTDPDVFARAVIAETAHYDGPLALMSFEPALLAALKRAGAACPLGLTADGHDEGSFKAHRATMRIGLDFVSYSYDDLPNDFVAGLRDSGVPVITWTVRNERARQITFQYADQMTFEGFDPA